One genomic window of Gammaproteobacteria bacterium includes the following:
- a CDS encoding CZB domain-containing protein: protein MSTHDEIDKAISAHGMWKHKLRKAIDCGVCDSTPDRVTMDNNCAFGKWLHERIDAHDKGSSYYSEIVDLHAQFHREAGAILGLVLEGDNAAASSRMTLTSTFSTLSGNLTRTMKAWQTTL, encoded by the coding sequence ATGAGTACACACGACGAGATAGATAAAGCCATTTCAGCACACGGCATGTGGAAACATAAATTACGCAAAGCGATTGATTGCGGCGTATGTGATTCGACTCCTGACCGAGTCACGATGGATAACAACTGCGCCTTTGGCAAGTGGTTGCATGAGCGCATTGATGCCCATGATAAGGGGTCTTCCTATTACAGTGAAATCGTTGATTTACACGCACAGTTTCATCGGGAAGCGGGGGCAATATTGGGTTTGGTATTAGAAGGTGATAACGCGGCTGCCAGTAGCCGAATGACTCTGACCAGTACCTTTTCCACTCTGTCGGGCAATTTGACTCGCACCATGAAGGCGTGGCAAACAACTCTTTGA
- the pgi gene encoding glucose-6-phosphate isomerase, protein MPKLTQSPAWQALAQHKSDIESLTLRELFAQDPQRFEKFSLTFDELLLDFSKNRITSNTLDKLLALAQERDVPAWIERQFSGDKINNTEQRAVLHSALRNRSNRPVFVDGKDVMPDVKRVLQQMRHFTDQVRSGEWLGYSGQTITDVINIGIGGSDLGPLMVCEALKHYAQGPKIHFVSNVDGTHVSETLKNLNPATTLVVVVSKTFTTQETLTNAHAVRDWFLASAKEEQHLAKHFVAVSTNLEATAKFGINSDCVFEFWDWVGGRYSLWSSVGLSIALNLGMDQFEELLDGAHQMDEHFRNAPLEQNMPVILALIGVWHINFFGAQSHVLLPYDQYLRYFADYFQQGDMESNGKRTDREGNPVDYDTGPIIWGSPGTNGQHAYYQLLHQGTRLIPADFIAPANSLNPIGEQHAILLSNFFAQSEALMVGKEATEVRAELEADGLKEEQIQALLQHKIFPGNRPSNSIMCNQITPSTLGMLIALYEQKIFVQGIIWNINSYDQWGVELGKQLAQHIQPELQDNQPVSSHDSSTNGLINHYKAARK, encoded by the coding sequence ATGCCCAAACTCACACAAAGCCCCGCTTGGCAGGCGCTCGCTCAACACAAAAGCGACATCGAATCACTCACCCTACGCGAGCTGTTTGCCCAAGATCCCCAACGGTTTGAAAAATTCTCTCTCACCTTTGATGAACTGCTGTTGGATTTTTCCAAAAACCGCATCACCAGCAACACCCTCGACAAATTGCTGGCCTTAGCCCAAGAGCGCGATGTTCCTGCTTGGATTGAACGCCAATTCAGCGGCGATAAAATCAACAACACCGAGCAACGCGCCGTGCTGCACAGCGCCCTGCGCAACCGCAGTAACCGCCCGGTTTTTGTCGATGGCAAGGATGTGATGCCCGATGTAAAACGAGTCTTGCAGCAGATGCGCCACTTCACCGATCAAGTTCGCAGCGGCGAGTGGTTAGGTTACAGCGGCCAAACCATCACCGATGTGATCAACATCGGCATCGGCGGCTCCGACCTTGGCCCCTTGATGGTCTGCGAAGCGCTGAAACATTACGCCCAAGGCCCCAAAATTCACTTTGTCTCCAATGTGGACGGCACCCACGTCAGCGAGACCCTAAAAAACCTCAATCCCGCCACCACCTTAGTGGTGGTGGTCTCCAAAACCTTCACCACTCAGGAAACCCTCACCAACGCCCACGCGGTGCGCGACTGGTTTTTGGCCAGCGCCAAAGAAGAACAGCATCTAGCCAAACACTTTGTTGCCGTCAGCACCAATTTAGAAGCCACAGCAAAATTTGGCATCAACTCCGACTGCGTATTTGAGTTCTGGGACTGGGTGGGAGGGCGTTACTCGCTCTGGTCGTCGGTGGGTCTGAGCATCGCCCTCAATCTTGGCATGGATCAGTTTGAAGAGCTGCTCGATGGCGCACACCAAATGGACGAACATTTTCGCAACGCTCCGCTGGAGCAGAATATGCCAGTCATTCTGGCGCTGATCGGGGTCTGGCACATCAATTTTTTTGGCGCACAAAGCCACGTCCTGCTGCCCTACGACCAATATTTACGCTACTTTGCCGACTACTTTCAGCAAGGCGACATGGAGAGCAACGGCAAGCGCACCGACCGCGAGGGCAACCCCGTCGATTACGACACCGGCCCGATCATTTGGGGCAGTCCGGGCACCAATGGCCAACACGCCTATTATCAACTGCTGCACCAAGGCACCCGCCTGATTCCCGCCGATTTTATCGCCCCTGCCAACAGCCTCAACCCCATCGGCGAGCAACACGCCATTTTGCTCTCCAACTTTTTTGCTCAGAGTGAAGCCTTGATGGTGGGCAAAGAGGCCACCGAGGTGCGCGCCGAGTTAGAGGCCGACGGTCTGAAAGAAGAGCAAATCCAAGCTCTGCTACAGCACAAAATTTTCCCTGGAAACCGTCCGAGCAATTCCATTATGTGCAATCAGATTACCCCCAGCACCTTGGGGATGTTAATCGCCCTTTATGAACAGAAAATTTTTGTCCAAGGCATCATCTGGAACATCAACTCCTACGATCAATGGGGCGTGGAGCTGGGCAAGCAATTGGCGCAACACATCCAGCCCGAGCTGCAAGACAACCAACCGGTCAGCAGCCACGACAGCTCCACTAACGGTTTGATCAACCATTACAAAGCTGCACGAAAATAA
- a CDS encoding polysaccharide biosynthesis/export family protein: protein MNLFQLPLLVFLIVALPLMSACSTTSSSSGARSLDAKALSGLTADAKAGRERIKQDALLAQVSSNGSLTVDSSTAQLLAKAASSKREMYRIGVDDQIQITVRGNPDLDVTVPVRPDGKISMPLVGDILVGGRTPKEVSKIISNYLAKYVRNPSATVIMTQLRSHEYLRRVRITGAVTSPSSMPYRGGMTVLDAVLASGGVNEFAAPNKTKLYRKIDGVQHVSEIHLDDILKKGEMASNIALAPGDIVTIPERLF, encoded by the coding sequence GTGAATTTATTTCAGCTTCCGTTACTTGTTTTTTTGATCGTGGCTTTGCCGTTGATGAGTGCTTGTTCCACCACCTCTTCCAGCAGTGGCGCACGCAGTTTAGATGCTAAGGCATTGAGTGGTTTGACCGCCGATGCCAAAGCGGGAAGAGAGCGTATTAAGCAAGATGCCCTATTGGCTCAGGTGAGTTCCAATGGCTCATTAACGGTGGACAGCAGCACCGCGCAGCTGTTGGCAAAAGCCGCTAGCAGCAAGAGAGAGATGTACCGTATTGGGGTAGATGATCAAATTCAGATCACGGTCAGAGGCAACCCTGACTTGGATGTGACGGTGCCGGTGCGCCCCGATGGAAAAATATCCATGCCGTTGGTAGGAGATATTTTGGTGGGAGGGCGAACCCCTAAAGAGGTCTCTAAAATCATCTCAAATTATTTGGCAAAGTATGTGAGAAACCCCAGTGCAACGGTGATTATGACCCAGCTGCGCAGTCATGAATATCTGCGCCGAGTGAGAATCACCGGCGCTGTAACCAGCCCTTCTTCCATGCCCTACCGTGGTGGCATGACGGTATTGGATGCGGTGCTGGCCTCCGGTGGGGTGAATGAATTTGCGGCTCCAAACAAAACCAAGCTGTATCGTAAAATTGACGGTGTGCAGCACGTCAGTGAGATTCATCTTGATGATATTTTGAAAAAAGGCGAAATGGCGAGCAACATTGCCTTGGCTCCGGGAGACATTGTGACCATCCCTGAACGACTTTTTTAA